From Cecembia calidifontis, one genomic window encodes:
- a CDS encoding gliding motility-associated C-terminal domain-containing protein produces the protein MRTLNKHFFLTVFGLFCWLAFGNETMGQTPLILQDLNFSECRRSVEARASGGLAPYTYQWSFEGEIVQIDNNLSSSQFSLLTRAQPGVYTLIITDNGGRALTRNIPFVGTSNFTLDIEISEIFQCANETSANITGIIEGGLPPYTIRFFDLNENLVRTVNNFPGGPLNLTGIPAGQYVVEVEDALLCIELTEIDIPEIDPIILEPATGVGTFPETCAANGGISFNAQGFTGEVRFRIRRANGTYVNGWTVAPGGLIQYNQLVAGNYVLEIIDFYRNETCPAELDFSIGNEILLDYTATSTPVTCFGGNDGTITIRADRVFMGFPFPPANINVDIIRPNNTIAVNNASVAIGTNSGQQTFSGFGPGTYTIRVRHGGVNYPECQQEFTVTVAAPPSPINLSTSSTPLTCFGANDGTATVNASGGWGGFSYLWSNGATTATATGLAPGNYSVTVTDSEGCTSVANVNVVGPPSALSASINGVVGLTCIGSNDGRATVTGVTGGWGSYTYLWSNGETTATAFNLPSGLNTVTIRDSGGCELVLTVNNGVPPAPTVTSSPVSPSCFGGSDGSLRIQISDPTNTYAVTTNGQTLIGNDVTFQNLPAGDYFVNIAYDGGTCVITHQATVSNPPQIQFNTPVINHILCHGNGNGSITGLQVTGGTGTLSFQWQVRTGTNFVDIPGQTGLNISNLAGGTYRIVVRDAKNCIVTRQFVINEPAPLAVSGPVVTNVGCFGDATGSVSFTISGGTAPYTYRLNGGSPTTTSLNTVTITGLAASNNNFIEVRDANNCQVPNINFDITSLPAITVTSTNITPETCAGQNNGSIQIGFTGGSGSLGVQWFRAGNFSTVLSNNALLSNSGPGDYVARIFDLTNPNCFILHNVTIPPTPALSLQLNGQPTNVSCFGESTGAINIAASGGTGALTFQWTGPNGFTSNVQNLSNVPAGQYSVRVTDANGCFRELNNILISQPPGGVQINVLNVIEPTCHDASNGRIEIQAGGGNPAYTFNWFKENSTGVFLPVGSNSTTLSNIGPGNYKVSVTDANGCTREENIPLGALDPIQITVTNIEDVSCHGRNNGRIFIEVTGGTGLYFFNWDHGFINQNPTNLSPGTYAVTVRDANGCEARLENIVISEPDPLEINVLSTVTPSCVFDDGAIEVEFIGALPGTATSRWFNVQTGDLIAENTTFVNGLTPGFYRVEYSTGASCTVTRIIRLNGPTSKLRLILDSDDASCPGEPGLLNFTAIGGVPSYSFQIFLGGIWQPITPAIMTSLTVGNYDVRVTDSAGCEDIGSITINEPDPPFYTAEVVQNVSCFNGNDGIITFGLFGNTSSIQSVQWFRRVIPTGFVPIDTSELNNLIAGTYFFELTYASGCTIISEDFVITQPPQIVTSPLVIQPLCADETGTFRLTVNGGVPGKTIQLNSTNGTSRIIENENTGVFNFENLAPGDYTWSIEDPGCGITSGVFTINQIIKPSFTVASQNVSCFGDNNGIINITGTTLQPGRSFTVLINNISQGALTTFTNLAPGNYQVRIVDNLGCLSDPILVQISGPDRPLEIVNFEKEDGECFGTPTGKISFGVNGGRPLYRAVLTNTAGFSAELGNLDRDLTYEFTGLVAGQYTLTIFDRDDVCQVIKDFVITQPDLVNVTHNSPPISCEPNLTFISLNITGGQLPYVITWERFNFTTSSWELIPFNGPELDNIGPGLYRYTVEDGNGCNPVSEDVLITAPPAFELTYTKGDILCFGGNTTVQLSATFGTADNFSYFVNGNQIFGNQFTAIAGTYTAYAINNATGCRSEDVVIQVTQPASPLTLQGFSAQNLTCYEGNNGRIAFTLIGGTAPYTITFQGNTYTGFDGEEIVFDNLAANINYSFTATDANGCPVLIPSRTLSQPTPLQVNVTNTTINCAGNFARINLQVTGGLAPYQIDWAYSADGVNFTTNPGFNNATQLNNLIGGYYRYTITDQGCEPVEDVVFIDSPLPIQVVPEVIDVACYGERTGEIHLNITGGTGNYSIQWSNGRIGSSLTGLAAGTYTVFIVDQNSCVASRTYTVIQPDAPLEVEADFNSFFCNFDDEIFLEIDVRGGTAPYTFSWSNGATTQNLVGIEPGSYTVTITDAAGCQIQRTYEIPPRILPFEVELTASQVLCSPGERVQISATVTGGTGPYTYLWNTGATTPIISNLGPGTYTVIVTDANGCRARESIEVLPAPNWRLNLEALNPVSCFGGNDGSIQLSLTGAREPVKIRWSHGVQDQLFAGNLRAGTYSVEVEDALGCIITSSFNIREPEILNLNEVVENSQCAGSRNGSITLNITGGSAPYTFRWSHGPNSRNLRNLGPGTYSVIVTDRNGCSTAATYTILEPEPLEITSDFSEELSCHGDRSGFINIGINGGIQPYEVVWADAPNLNSLFRSDLPAGTYTVKVTDDNGCRIEKTFNILEPERLQVDIKTSFMVDCENKELVGVAWAEITGGKGDYKIFWNTGETDVREVLFYEDGELSVMVYDENGCVDEAVVLVEMPLAFTDADFVYTVISIGQEGEIIVGDEVQFLDRTQGNVIAWEWNFGDGTTSNEQNPMHTYTRPGTYTITLMTFDALGCISQTSIQVEVLASYRIMVPNAFTPNGDGLNDTFMPKMRGIDEFEMHIFNKWGELVYSTFSKDDSGWNGTLNGVLSPNGNYVYKIVFKANDGEKGTQTGVFTLVH, from the coding sequence ATGAGAACACTTAATAAGCATTTTTTTCTTACAGTTTTTGGGTTGTTTTGTTGGCTTGCCTTTGGTAATGAAACTATGGGGCAAACCCCATTGATTCTTCAGGACTTAAATTTTTCTGAATGTAGAAGATCAGTAGAGGCTAGAGCTTCTGGAGGTCTTGCGCCATATACCTATCAATGGTCTTTCGAAGGAGAAATAGTTCAAATTGACAATAATTTATCAAGTTCTCAGTTTAGCTTGCTAACAAGGGCACAGCCTGGAGTCTATACTCTTATTATTACAGATAATGGAGGTAGAGCACTAACCAGAAATATACCTTTCGTTGGAACTAGCAATTTTACACTCGATATTGAAATTTCAGAAATTTTCCAATGTGCTAATGAGACCTCCGCAAATATTACGGGAATAATAGAAGGTGGATTACCCCCCTATACTATACGTTTTTTTGATTTAAATGAAAACTTAGTTAGAACTGTTAATAATTTTCCAGGAGGTCCACTTAATTTGACTGGAATTCCAGCAGGCCAATATGTGGTAGAGGTAGAAGACGCCTTACTATGCATTGAATTAACTGAAATTGACATACCTGAAATTGATCCTATAATTCTCGAACCTGCTACTGGTGTAGGTACATTTCCCGAAACTTGTGCGGCAAATGGGGGAATTTCATTTAATGCGCAAGGTTTTACCGGAGAGGTAAGGTTTAGGATCAGGCGGGCGAATGGTACTTATGTAAATGGATGGACAGTGGCACCGGGTGGATTGATCCAATACAATCAATTGGTAGCAGGTAATTATGTTTTAGAAATTATCGATTTCTATAGAAATGAGACTTGTCCAGCTGAGTTAGATTTTTCCATAGGAAATGAAATTCTATTGGATTACACGGCCACTAGCACTCCCGTTACCTGCTTTGGTGGTAACGATGGAACCATTACTATAAGAGCAGACAGGGTTTTTATGGGATTTCCTTTCCCTCCTGCCAATATAAATGTAGATATCATCCGTCCCAATAACACAATTGCTGTCAACAATGCATCAGTAGCCATCGGTACTAACTCGGGTCAGCAAACTTTTTCAGGTTTTGGACCAGGAACCTACACCATAAGGGTAAGACATGGTGGTGTAAATTATCCTGAATGTCAACAGGAATTTACAGTAACCGTTGCCGCCCCTCCTTCCCCTATTAATTTGAGTACTTCATCTACCCCCCTAACTTGTTTTGGAGCCAATGATGGAACAGCTACCGTTAATGCATCCGGTGGCTGGGGAGGATTCTCTTACTTATGGAGTAATGGTGCTACTACTGCAACAGCCACCGGACTTGCCCCAGGCAACTATTCTGTGACAGTAACTGATTCCGAAGGATGTACTTCTGTGGCTAATGTTAATGTGGTAGGCCCTCCATCCGCTTTATCTGCAAGTATAAATGGAGTTGTAGGATTAACTTGTATCGGATCTAATGACGGTAGAGCCACAGTAACCGGAGTAACGGGAGGTTGGGGATCTTACACCTATTTATGGAGCAATGGTGAAACTACAGCTACTGCATTTAACCTTCCATCCGGATTAAATACTGTAACCATTAGAGATTCTGGAGGATGCGAACTGGTATTGACAGTTAATAACGGCGTACCTCCTGCCCCTACTGTAACTTCTTCACCAGTCAGCCCTTCCTGTTTTGGGGGTTCTGATGGAAGTCTTAGGATCCAAATTTCTGATCCCACCAATACTTACGCTGTCACTACAAACGGACAGACCCTGATTGGAAATGATGTGACTTTTCAAAATCTCCCGGCCGGGGATTATTTTGTCAATATTGCTTATGATGGCGGGACTTGCGTGATTACCCATCAGGCAACCGTAAGTAACCCTCCACAGATTCAATTTAATACTCCCGTGATTAACCATATCTTATGCCATGGAAACGGAAATGGATCCATTACAGGACTTCAAGTCACCGGAGGTACAGGAACACTAAGTTTTCAATGGCAGGTTAGAACTGGGACAAATTTTGTTGATATTCCAGGCCAGACAGGTTTGAATATTTCCAACTTGGCAGGAGGCACTTACAGGATTGTGGTCAGAGATGCCAAAAATTGTATTGTTACAAGACAATTCGTTATTAATGAACCTGCTCCACTTGCAGTAAGCGGGCCTGTTGTGACCAATGTGGGATGTTTTGGAGATGCGACAGGTTCAGTTAGTTTCACCATATCAGGAGGTACGGCCCCATATACTTATCGTCTCAACGGAGGAAGCCCGACAACCACCTCTTTGAATACGGTTACTATTACCGGCCTTGCTGCTTCCAATAATAATTTCATTGAGGTAAGAGATGCAAATAATTGTCAGGTTCCTAACATAAACTTTGACATCACATCTCTGCCTGCTATTACAGTCACTAGTACCAATATTACGCCAGAAACCTGTGCCGGTCAAAATAATGGATCTATCCAAATCGGATTTACAGGTGGAAGCGGTTCATTGGGTGTCCAATGGTTTAGGGCCGGTAATTTTTCTACTGTTTTATCCAATAATGCCTTACTTAGCAACAGTGGTCCAGGTGATTATGTCGCAAGAATTTTTGATTTGACCAATCCGAATTGTTTTATTCTACACAATGTAACCATACCACCAACCCCGGCATTGAGCCTTCAACTCAATGGACAGCCAACGAATGTTTCTTGTTTTGGCGAGTCAACTGGAGCAATCAATATAGCTGCAAGTGGAGGGACAGGTGCTCTCACCTTCCAATGGACAGGACCAAATGGATTTACATCCAATGTCCAAAATCTTTCGAATGTACCAGCAGGCCAATACAGTGTGAGGGTTACAGACGCCAATGGCTGTTTTAGAGAATTGAACAATATTTTGATCAGTCAGCCTCCTGGGGGAGTTCAGATCAATGTCTTAAATGTCATTGAGCCTACCTGTCATGATGCTAGCAATGGTAGAATTGAAATTCAGGCCGGTGGAGGAAATCCGGCCTATACCTTCAACTGGTTCAAAGAAAATAGCACAGGGGTTTTCTTACCCGTAGGATCCAATTCTACAACCTTATCAAACATTGGCCCAGGAAATTATAAAGTGAGCGTTACAGATGCTAATGGCTGTACGAGAGAGGAAAACATTCCATTGGGTGCACTTGATCCGATACAAATTACTGTCACCAATATTGAAGATGTCTCCTGCCATGGCAGAAATAATGGAAGAATTTTTATAGAAGTAACTGGGGGCACTGGATTGTACTTTTTTAATTGGGATCATGGTTTTATTAACCAAAACCCAACAAACTTAAGCCCGGGAACTTATGCCGTAACCGTAAGAGATGCTAACGGCTGTGAAGCAAGGTTAGAAAACATAGTAATCAGCGAACCTGATCCTCTTGAAATTAATGTCCTGAGCACAGTTACTCCTTCTTGTGTTTTCGATGATGGTGCAATTGAGGTAGAGTTTATCGGAGCATTGCCCGGAACTGCAACAAGCAGGTGGTTTAATGTTCAAACAGGAGACCTTATTGCCGAAAATACGACTTTCGTCAATGGCCTTACCCCGGGCTTTTACAGAGTGGAATACAGTACAGGAGCATCTTGTACAGTTACAAGGATAATCCGTTTAAATGGTCCTACCTCAAAATTAAGATTGATTCTGGATTCGGATGATGCGAGCTGTCCTGGCGAACCTGGTTTACTAAATTTTACTGCAATCGGAGGTGTTCCAAGTTATTCCTTCCAAATATTCCTTGGGGGTATCTGGCAGCCAATCACACCTGCAATAATGACATCCCTTACTGTAGGAAATTATGATGTCAGAGTTACAGACAGTGCTGGTTGTGAAGATATTGGAAGCATTACCATCAACGAGCCTGATCCACCTTTCTATACCGCTGAAGTAGTCCAAAATGTTTCCTGTTTCAATGGAAATGATGGAATAATCACTTTTGGTCTTTTTGGTAATACCTCAAGTATTCAATCGGTCCAATGGTTCAGGAGGGTAATTCCAACTGGATTTGTTCCTATTGATACCTCTGAATTAAACAACCTTATAGCAGGCACCTATTTTTTCGAATTGACTTATGCCAGTGGCTGTACAATAATTTCAGAAGATTTTGTCATTACACAACCACCACAAATTGTCACCTCTCCCCTAGTTATTCAGCCACTTTGCGCTGATGAGACAGGTACTTTCAGACTTACCGTCAATGGAGGTGTTCCTGGGAAAACTATTCAGCTAAATTCCACCAATGGCACCAGCAGGATCATTGAAAATGAAAATACAGGGGTATTTAATTTTGAAAACCTGGCTCCTGGAGATTATACTTGGTCAATAGAAGATCCGGGATGCGGAATTACTTCCGGAGTATTTACCATCAATCAAATAATTAAGCCATCATTTACAGTCGCTTCCCAAAACGTCAGCTGTTTTGGAGACAATAATGGAATAATCAACATTACCGGTACCACCTTGCAGCCTGGAAGAAGTTTTACTGTCCTGATCAACAATATTTCCCAGGGAGCGCTTACCACCTTTACCAATTTGGCTCCTGGAAATTATCAGGTAAGAATAGTAGATAACCTTGGCTGTCTCTCCGATCCGATCTTGGTTCAAATCTCTGGACCGGACAGACCTTTGGAAATCGTTAATTTCGAAAAAGAAGATGGGGAATGTTTTGGAACCCCAACTGGAAAAATTTCTTTTGGAGTTAACGGAGGAAGGCCATTATATAGAGCAGTTCTGACCAATACAGCAGGCTTTTCAGCAGAGTTGGGCAACTTGGATAGAGATCTTACTTATGAATTTACAGGACTAGTTGCCGGACAATATACCTTAACCATATTTGACAGGGATGATGTATGTCAGGTCATCAAGGATTTCGTCATCACACAACCTGACCTGGTTAATGTTACCCACAACAGTCCCCCAATCTCTTGTGAGCCAAATCTGACTTTTATTAGTCTTAACATAACTGGTGGTCAATTACCTTATGTCATCACCTGGGAAAGATTTAATTTCACTACTTCAAGTTGGGAATTGATTCCTTTCAATGGACCGGAATTGGACAATATTGGACCAGGGTTATACAGGTACACCGTGGAAGATGGAAATGGCTGTAATCCTGTAAGTGAAGATGTTCTGATCACTGCCCCACCGGCCTTCGAATTGACCTATACCAAAGGAGATATCCTTTGTTTTGGTGGTAATACCACCGTACAGCTTTCGGCAACTTTTGGCACAGCTGATAATTTCTCTTACTTCGTTAACGGTAACCAGATTTTTGGTAACCAATTCACGGCAATTGCAGGAACTTACACAGCTTATGCCATCAATAATGCAACCGGATGTAGGTCTGAAGATGTGGTAATCCAAGTAACCCAACCAGCCTCTCCATTGACGCTTCAAGGATTTTCGGCACAGAACCTTACCTGTTACGAAGGCAATAATGGAAGGATTGCATTTACTCTCATTGGTGGCACTGCTCCTTATACCATCACCTTCCAGGGAAATACTTATACCGGGTTTGATGGAGAAGAGATTGTATTCGATAATTTGGCTGCCAACATCAATTACAGCTTTACCGCAACTGATGCCAATGGTTGTCCGGTATTGATCCCATCAAGGACATTGAGTCAGCCGACACCTTTACAGGTAAATGTTACCAATACCACTATAAATTGTGCTGGTAATTTTGCCCGTATCAATCTTCAGGTAACAGGAGGTTTGGCACCTTACCAGATAGATTGGGCCTACTCTGCGGACGGGGTTAATTTTACTACTAACCCAGGCTTCAATAATGCTACCCAATTAAACAACCTTATAGGTGGATATTACAGATATACCATTACAGATCAAGGTTGTGAACCTGTGGAAGATGTAGTCTTTATCGATAGCCCATTACCGATTCAGGTTGTTCCTGAAGTGATTGATGTGGCTTGTTACGGAGAAAGAACCGGAGAGATTCATTTAAATATCACGGGAGGAACAGGGAATTACAGCATCCAATGGAGTAACGGTAGAATAGGTAGTTCGCTAACTGGACTAGCAGCAGGTACCTATACCGTATTTATTGTAGACCAAAATTCCTGTGTGGCATCAAGGACTTACACAGTTATCCAACCTGATGCCCCTTTGGAAGTGGAAGCTGACTTCAACAGTTTCTTCTGTAATTTCGATGATGAAATTTTCTTGGAGATTGACGTCAGAGGCGGTACCGCACCCTACACTTTCTCATGGTCCAATGGTGCCACCACTCAGAATTTAGTGGGGATTGAACCGGGAAGTTATACAGTAACCATCACTGACGCAGCTGGTTGTCAAATTCAAAGAACTTACGAAATCCCACCTAGAATTCTACCTTTTGAGGTAGAACTAACAGCCAGTCAGGTACTGTGCTCCCCAGGCGAGAGGGTACAAATATCAGCTACTGTTACAGGAGGTACAGGACCCTATACCTACTTATGGAATACTGGAGCCACCACCCCTATCATTTCCAATTTAGGTCCAGGCACTTATACAGTGATTGTTACAGATGCAAATGGATGTCGGGCCCGGGAGTCAATAGAAGTGCTTCCTGCACCTAACTGGAGGTTAAATTTAGAAGCACTTAATCCTGTTTCCTGCTTTGGAGGAAATGATGGTTCTATCCAATTGTCTTTAACTGGTGCAAGAGAACCTGTAAAAATAAGATGGAGCCATGGTGTACAAGATCAGCTCTTTGCCGGAAACCTCAGAGCAGGGACTTATTCGGTCGAAGTTGAAGATGCTTTGGGATGTATCATCACATCATCATTCAATATAAGGGAGCCTGAGATTCTAAATTTGAATGAAGTAGTGGAAAATAGCCAATGCGCAGGTTCCAGAAACGGAAGTATTACCTTGAATATAACAGGCGGTAGTGCTCCTTATACTTTCCGTTGGTCACATGGCCCTAACAGTAGGAATTTAAGAAATCTTGGCCCCGGAACCTATTCAGTGATAGTTACAGACCGAAACGGTTGTTCTACTGCAGCTACCTACACCATTCTTGAACCGGAACCACTCGAAATTACAAGTGATTTCTCAGAAGAACTTTCCTGTCATGGAGACAGATCCGGCTTTATCAATATTGGAATAAATGGCGGAATCCAACCCTATGAAGTTGTCTGGGCTGACGCTCCAAACCTGAACAGTTTATTTAGGAGTGATCTTCCCGCAGGAACTTATACAGTAAAGGTAACAGATGACAACGGATGTAGAATAGAAAAAACATTTAATATCCTAGAACCAGAAAGGCTCCAGGTTGATATTAAGACTTCTTTCATGGTAGACTGTGAAAACAAAGAATTGGTTGGGGTTGCCTGGGCTGAAATTACTGGAGGTAAAGGTGATTATAAGATTTTCTGGAATACTGGGGAAACTGATGTCAGGGAAGTTCTCTTTTACGAAGATGGAGAACTCTCTGTCATGGTTTATGATGAAAATGGTTGCGTGGACGAAGCTGTTGTATTGGTAGAAATGCCATTGGCGTTTACGGATGCAGACTTCGTATACACTGTTATTTCAATTGGCCAGGAAGGCGAAATTATTGTTGGTGACGAAGTCCAGTTCCTGGATAGAACCCAGGGCAATGTCATAGCCTGGGAATGGAATTTTGGAGATGGGACTACCAGCAATGAACAAAACCCCATGCATACCTATACAAGGCCTGGAACCTATACTATTACTTTGATGACTTTCGATGCTTTAGGATGTATTTCCCAGACAAGTATTCAGGTAGAAGTTTTGGCATCCTACAGGATCATGGTCCCCAATGCATTTACTCCAAATGGAGATGGGCTTAACGATACCTTCATGCCTAAAATGAGAGGAATCGATGAGTTTGAAATGCATATTTTTAATAAATGGGGCGAACTGGTTTATTCCACTTTCAGCAAAGATGATTCAGGTTGGAATGGAACACTGAACGGTGTCTTGAGTCCAAATGGTAATTATGTTTATAAAATAGTTTTCAAAGCCAATGATGGTGAAAAAGGAACACAAACAGGAGTATTCACCCTGGTTCATTAA
- a CDS encoding PorP/SprF family type IX secretion system membrane protein: MKKIGLFLMVIFSSIGVLAQDFQYSQFYAAPLYLNPAFAGASDLTRIGMNYRNQWPGLDHSFNTYSAYIDHYMFDINSGIGLIFNGSMESKARLNQNEIGLLYSYRLKLGHESFLRVGGQVSYVARDAYFGDLIFGSQLDINRGTINPDSGEGLPEDFRHRFADFNFGMLYHSQTYWLGVSAHHLTQPNVSFIDENISKLPMRISAHGGIKIDLGEGFINNYFNNSRQERSAFLAFNYKHQDPFNQLDLGAQFFIQPLVMGVWYRGFPVKYALPNNESIVGLIGFTLESGLDIGYSYDFTISKMALRQSGGAHEISIRYSFLFGDPNQRNRRSTIIPCFRF, encoded by the coding sequence ATGAAAAAAATTGGTTTATTTCTAATGGTGATTTTTAGCAGTATTGGTGTTTTGGCCCAAGATTTCCAATACTCACAGTTTTATGCTGCACCTCTATATTTGAACCCTGCCTTCGCCGGTGCTTCCGACCTGACCAGGATAGGAATGAATTACCGGAACCAATGGCCGGGCTTAGATCATTCCTTCAACACCTATTCCGCTTATATAGACCATTATATGTTTGATATCAATTCTGGCATAGGTTTGATTTTTAACGGCAGCATGGAAAGCAAGGCACGGCTGAACCAAAATGAGATCGGATTATTGTATTCTTACAGGCTAAAATTGGGACATGAATCCTTTTTAAGGGTTGGAGGACAAGTCAGCTATGTGGCCAGAGATGCTTATTTTGGAGATTTGATTTTTGGTTCTCAATTGGATATCAATCGGGGAACCATTAACCCGGACAGTGGTGAAGGTTTACCAGAAGACTTCAGGCATCGGTTTGCAGACTTCAATTTTGGCATGCTTTACCATAGCCAGACATATTGGCTGGGCGTCTCAGCCCATCACCTGACCCAACCCAATGTTTCCTTCATTGATGAAAATATCAGTAAACTTCCCATGAGGATATCAGCACACGGCGGGATAAAAATTGATCTGGGAGAAGGCTTTATCAACAACTATTTCAACAATTCAAGGCAGGAAAGGTCTGCATTTCTTGCTTTTAACTACAAACACCAGGATCCTTTCAACCAATTGGATTTAGGAGCCCAATTTTTTATTCAGCCACTGGTTATGGGCGTTTGGTATAGAGGTTTCCCTGTTAAATATGCCCTTCCAAATAATGAATCCATCGTGGGATTGATTGGCTTTACATTGGAAAGCGGTCTGGATATTGGTTACAGCTATGATTTCACCATTTCCAAAATGGCCTTAAGACAATCTGGCGGGGCACACGAAATCTCCATCCGTTATTCCTTCCTCTTCGGGGATCCTAATCAACGGAACAGAAGGAGTACCATCATTCCTTGTTTTAGGTTTTAA
- a CDS encoding DUF2490 domain-containing protein, whose product MKTSISTVVVFLSIFLISTVSFAQNNRLWDDNQIGWHAFFLNYKINQSLSFHGEFQWRRTGFVTDPQQDLYRTGLNIKLHQNATARVGYLYADTYSYGQIPLNSLGMEFPEHRTYQMLTLTNPIGLFQISNRFMLEQRWVGTFSSKNLERPDNYIYLNRVRYMARVDVPLKGRTIANAVPYMAAYDELMIGFGKNVNQNVFDQNRIGILTGYRFSDHVRIEGGYFNQIVQLGRLVEGKNVFQGNKGYIINTYLNF is encoded by the coding sequence ATGAAAACATCTATATCTACAGTAGTAGTTTTCCTTTCGATATTCCTTATCAGTACTGTAAGTTTTGCCCAGAATAACAGGTTATGGGATGATAACCAAATTGGTTGGCATGCCTTTTTCCTAAATTACAAAATTAACCAATCTTTATCCTTTCATGGGGAATTTCAATGGCGAAGGACAGGTTTTGTCACTGATCCCCAGCAAGATTTATACAGAACGGGACTCAATATTAAGTTGCATCAAAATGCTACTGCAAGGGTAGGTTATCTTTATGCAGATACCTACAGTTACGGTCAGATTCCATTGAATAGCCTGGGAATGGAATTTCCAGAGCACAGGACTTATCAAATGTTAACCTTGACCAATCCTATAGGACTTTTTCAAATTTCAAACAGATTTATGTTAGAACAAAGATGGGTTGGTACATTCAGTAGTAAAAATCTTGAGAGACCAGATAACTATATTTACCTTAATAGGGTAAGGTATATGGCAAGGGTAGACGTTCCTTTAAAAGGAAGAACGATCGCAAATGCTGTCCCTTATATGGCTGCTTATGATGAATTGATGATAGGATTTGGAAAGAATGTAAACCAAAACGTATTTGATCAGAACAGGATAGGAATTTTGACGGGTTACCGTTTTTCAGACCATGTTAGGATTGAGGGTGGGTACTTCAACCAAATAGTACAACTTGGGAGACTTGTTGAAGGAAAAAACGTTTTCCAAGGAAATAAAGGTTACATTATCAATACCTACCTTAATTTTTAA
- the pncA gene encoding bifunctional nicotinamidase/pyrazinamidase, giving the protein MRALIIVDVQNDFIPGGALAVKEGDQVVPIINSIQEKFDFIVATQDWHPADHGSFAANHESKEVGEFIDLNGVQQILWPVHCIQGTIGADFHPMLDKKGWRAVFQKGTNPLVDSYSGFFDNNRQGDTGLSAYLKSEGVDEIYVCGLATDYCVKFTVLDGLDQGFKVYLIADATRAVNLRQDDYEKAIEEMKNAGAQILSSSDL; this is encoded by the coding sequence ATGAGAGCATTAATCATTGTAGATGTACAAAATGATTTTATTCCAGGGGGAGCATTGGCCGTTAAAGAGGGAGATCAGGTAGTTCCCATCATCAATTCAATTCAGGAAAAATTCGATTTTATTGTGGCTACGCAAGACTGGCATCCTGCGGATCATGGCAGTTTTGCGGCTAACCATGAAAGTAAAGAAGTAGGGGAGTTTATTGATTTGAATGGGGTTCAACAAATTCTTTGGCCTGTACACTGTATTCAGGGCACCATAGGGGCTGATTTTCATCCTATGTTGGATAAGAAAGGTTGGCGCGCTGTTTTTCAAAAGGGGACCAATCCTTTGGTGGATTCTTACAGCGGTTTTTTCGACAATAACCGTCAGGGTGATACCGGATTGTCCGCTTACCTCAAATCTGAAGGAGTAGATGAGATTTACGTTTGTGGATTGGCAACTGATTATTGTGTGAAATTCACGGTGCTTGATGGACTGGATCAGGGTTTTAAAGTATATTTAATTGCTGACGCAACAAGGGCAGTAAATCTTCGACAAGATGATTATGAGAAAGCCATTGAAGAAATGAAAAATGCGGGTGCCCAAATATTAAGCTCTTCTGATTTGTAA